CGGCGACGGAAACGCGCCGCGCACCGGCTGAGCGTTGGCCACTGCGAGCGTCACAAACCAGCTTGCCATCATCGCAAAAATCGTGCGTGCCATCGGCGAGCCCCTCCCGAGCAAGAGTTAGGTCTCGAATAACCTGCTAACCCGCCTTCGTCAAGCATCTCCACGGATTTGACTTAAACTGACCATCCAGCTAACTGTCGTTGCCAATCGCTGGAGGTGATTTCTGCAAATTACCGATGTCAAAGCCACGCTTCACCGCGTGCCGGTGGAAGTGCCGCTGCTCAAAGAGAAGATCGTCACGCCGATTGCATTCGTCACGGTCGAAACCGACCTTGGCGTCACCGGCTACGGCCTGACGCGCGGCTCGCAGCGCTTCGGCGTCAGAGAGTTCATCAATCGTGAAGTCGCGCCATTTCTCAAAGGCAAAAATCCGCTGGAAACCGAACGCGTCTGGAACGCGCTGATCAAGCAATTCAACGCGCGGGTGCAGACCGGCATGTGGAGCTCGGCCGTGAGCGCCATCGACATCGCGCTCTGGGACATCAAAGGCAAGCACTACAAGGAACCGGTTTGGCGCCTGCTCGGCGGCGCGCAGAACCCGGTGCAGGCCTATGTGACTTTTGGCCTCAAGCAATACAATAAAGAACAGTTGGTCGAAGTCGCCAAACAACTGGTCAAACAGAACGAGACGCGCTTGAAGATGGTCGTTGCCGTCGATCCGGAAAATCCGAAAGTCGACGCCGAGCGCGTCAGAGCGGTAGGCAAAGCCGTCGGCAACGACGTCGAGCTGATGATCGACGCCAACTATCTATTCTCATACAACCGCGCGCTCGAGCTCTGTAAAATGATCGAGCCCCTCGGCATCACCTGGTTTGAAGAGCCGGTCTATCAGAACGACGCTTTGTTGCTCGCCGATCTGCGCCGCAACACTTGCATCCCCATAGCCGCGGGTCAGAACGAAGGCCACCGTTTCCGTCATCGCGAGCTGATCGCGAGCCGCGCCGTCGATATTGCGCAACCCAACGTTGGCTCCGTCGGCGGCTACACCGAAGCGGTGAAAGTCGCCGCGCTGGCGCAGGCCTTTAACATCCCCATCGCCAATGGCGGCGGCTGGCCGCACCACAACATGCATTTACAAGCCGCCATGGCCAACGGCTGGCGCGTCGAATTTCATTTCGAGATGTGGGGTGTGGGCGACAAGATCTACAAAGAACCGGCGGCGCCCGATAAAGGCTGGGTGACGCTACCCGAAACGCCAGGCCTTGGGTTGGAGCCCCGCTTCGATGCGCTGAAAGAGTTTGAAGAGCAGTGAACTGTCATCTGTCCGATCCGACCGATCGGCCCGATCCGCGAGATCGCTTGGGAGTCTGGTTACCTGCCGCCTTCCAGTTCTTTCCACACCTGGCGCGCCAGCGAGAAATCTCGGATCTCGTCCATCGGCCGTTTTTTCTCGCCGAGCTTGGCGATCAGTACGTCGAGCTCGGCGTCATTCATCAAGCCATCGCGCACCAGCGCTTTCATCTCGACGTCATAGGAATGGTTCGCCACCTCCTGCGATTGCGGCAGCCATTGCATCATCGCCTGCACCGATTCCGGTTTGTTGTCCAAGATGTAACTGTGCGAGCGCAGCAGCGCGCGGAGGGTTCGGCGCACCACCGCGGTGTTTTCTTTCAAAAATTTTTCCGCAGCGAACACACCCGAACCGGGCACGCCGACTTCCGGCGGGCCGGCAAACACGGTGTAGCCCTTTTGTTTGAGCATCAAATCCTGCGGCGTCGCCAGCGCGACGACATCGATCACGCCCATCAGCATCGCTTGATAGCGCGTTGACGCATCGCCGATGACAATGGGCTGCACCCCGGTGGGGTTGAATCCTTTCGACAACATCAACTCATCGGCGACCAGATGATCGGAGCCGCGCAGGGTCGCGACTCCCAGTTTCTTGCCTTTGAGCTGCTGAATGTCTTTGATCTCCGGACGCGCGATCAAAAAGTATGGGCCTTTTTTCTGATGCACCAGCACCAGCTTGATCGGAAAGCCCTGCATCATGCCGCGAAACGTGCTGGTGAACGCGTCGGCGTATTGCACGTCGCCGTTCACCAACGCCGTCGCGCTGAGCCGCGGGTTCATTTGGATCAGCTCGACTTCGAGCCCTTCGGCTTTGAAAAAGCCTTTGGAAATGGCGATATGTTTGGGCGCCACGACATTGCTGCGGCTGGCAATGGCGAAGCGAATTTTCTGCGGCGCTTCGGCGCTCATCGCCCGCCCGTTCCACAGCGTTGCGATCGTCACGCTTATGAACACCATCGACAGTTGCAGCCGCGCTCGCTTCATCGCTCATCCTCCTGGGTCTTGACGATCTTTCCTATAGCACAGCCGCGCCCCGCTCGACTAGAAAAAACTTTGCCCAGCGCTGGCACTCAGCAATGATTTTTAATATAGATGCACCGATTCCAACCAAAGGGGTGCTTATGCGCGGTCATCGCTTGAAAGTTGTCGTCCTCGTTTTTCTTTTTACCGTTGGTTTATTTCCCGTTCACGCGCGCAGTGCGGAATTGATTCCGCTGCGCGCCACCTACGCTTCGATCGGCGGCGCCTTCGCGCCGTTGTGGATCGCGCAGGACAAGGGAGTGTTCAACAAGTACGGCCTCGCGGTGGATTTGAAATACATGCTATCGGCCACCGGCACACAAGCACTGCTCTCCGGCAGCACCGACATCGTCAACCCAGGCACCGAGCTCGTCGAAGCCGGCCTCGCCGGCGCGCGCGTCGCGTTTATCATCGGCATTTTGAACCGCGCCGTGCTGTCGGTGTACAGCAAACCGGAACTGAAACAATTTACCGACCTCAAAGGCAAAGTGCTCGGCGTGACGCTACCTGGCTCGACGACGGATTTGGCAGCGAGAATGTTGATCCAGCAAGCCGGCATGGTGGCGGGTAAAGATATTCAAGTCACCCACCTGCAAGGCATGCCCGACATGATCACCGCGCTGGCGCAAGGCCGCATCGACGCCGGCATCGTCTCGGCGCCAACAACTCTGCGGGCAAAACAGGCGGGACTGAAAGAGTTGGTGGATATCGCCGCGCGTAATATTCCGATGATCCACGCCGGCCTCGCCACCACTCGGGATTTTATTAAGAGCGATCGCGACAAAGTGCGCCGCTACGTGCAAGCCTACATCGAAGCCAACAAAATCGCGCGCACCGATCCGGAAACCGCCAAACAAGTGATCGCCAAGTGGACCAAGACCGACAACAAAGAAGATCTCGAGGAGACGTACAACACCTACGTGAAAGCCTGGGAGCAAGCGCCGTTGGTTTCGCTTCCGGCAATGCAAACGGTGCTGAACTTCGCGATCAATCCAAATGCGAAGACCGCCAAGCCCGAACAGTTCATCGACAACTCGTTTGTCGCCGAGCTGGAAAAATCTGGTTTCATCAAAGAACTTTACAAGTAAGCGGCGCGCGCAGAATCGTCACAGATTTGCAAACGTCGATATTAGTGGAGTTGCAGCTGAACTTAATTGCGTTTTATTTTTCACCCCAAGACAACATCGCTTTAAAATTTCGCAAAAAAATTCTCGCAAAACGTCTGGATTTCCGCGGCAATGTTTTATAGAGATTAACACGCTCGCAGGAAACTGCGTCCGCGGAGGGCTTCATGTTTATCGCAAAGAAATTCTTCCTCGTTCTACTCGTG
The DNA window shown above is from Deltaproteobacteria bacterium and carries:
- a CDS encoding ABC transporter substrate-binding protein yields the protein MKRARLQLSMVFISVTIATLWNGRAMSAEAPQKIRFAIASRSNVVAPKHIAISKGFFKAEGLEVELIQMNPRLSATALVNGDVQYADAFTSTFRGMMQGFPIKLVLVHQKKGPYFLIARPEIKDIQQLKGKKLGVATLRGSDHLVADELMLSKGFNPTGVQPIVIGDASTRYQAMLMGVIDVVALATPQDLMLKQKGYTVFAGPPEVGVPGSGVFAAEKFLKENTAVVRRTLRALLRSHSYILDNKPESVQAMMQWLPQSQEVANHSYDVEMKALVRDGLMNDAELDVLIAKLGEKKRPMDEIRDFSLARQVWKELEGGR
- a CDS encoding transporter substrate-binding domain-containing protein, with amino-acid sequence MIFNIDAPIPTKGVLMRGHRLKVVVLVFLFTVGLFPVHARSAELIPLRATYASIGGAFAPLWIAQDKGVFNKYGLAVDLKYMLSATGTQALLSGSTDIVNPGTELVEAGLAGARVAFIIGILNRAVLSVYSKPELKQFTDLKGKVLGVTLPGSTTDLAARMLIQQAGMVAGKDIQVTHLQGMPDMITALAQGRIDAGIVSAPTTLRAKQAGLKELVDIAARNIPMIHAGLATTRDFIKSDRDKVRRYVQAYIEANKIARTDPETAKQVIAKWTKTDNKEDLEETYNTYVKAWEQAPLVSLPAMQTVLNFAINPNAKTAKPEQFIDNSFVAELEKSGFIKELYK
- a CDS encoding mandelate racemase/muconate lactonizing enzyme family protein — translated: MVTPIAFVTVETDLGVTGYGLTRGSQRFGVREFINREVAPFLKGKNPLETERVWNALIKQFNARVQTGMWSSAVSAIDIALWDIKGKHYKEPVWRLLGGAQNPVQAYVTFGLKQYNKEQLVEVAKQLVKQNETRLKMVVAVDPENPKVDAERVRAVGKAVGNDVELMIDANYLFSYNRALELCKMIEPLGITWFEEPVYQNDALLLADLRRNTCIPIAAGQNEGHRFRHRELIASRAVDIAQPNVGSVGGYTEAVKVAALAQAFNIPIANGGGWPHHNMHLQAAMANGWRVEFHFEMWGVGDKIYKEPAAPDKGWVTLPETPGLGLEPRFDALKEFEEQ